The Bdellovibrio sp. NC01 genome includes the window TTAGTTATCGGTGGTATTTCGCTTCTTTACCTTGCAGGGTATGTGCAGGGTTTATTTGCTGGCGTGAAGATGCTCTCGACTTTTTATGAAGCACAGTCGGCGATTGTGTGGAATTTCTTAGGCAGCTTGAGTGTGGGCCTTAGTGTCGGTGTGTTTTGTTATGTAGGTCTTATGGTCATTGCGTTCTGTTGGCCGAAAGCGTGGTTTGAAAAATTCTTAAATGGATATGTGGCACCGTCGACTTCGCTTGCGTGTTTTGCATTATTGATCTTCGGTCCTAACGAAGGCATCAATCCATTTATCAAAATTCCGTTAGCGTTAACGCTTTTAAGCTTAAACAGCTTATTCCGCATGGGTTGGGATGGAGAGCTTCATTCATTGCATTCACAAATGACAGTCGCGCGCTGTATGGGAGCGTCTTCGAAGCAGATCTTTTGGGAAATTTTATTTCCACAACTGTCTTCACGAGCGGGTGTTCTTGCCGGGATCGCTTCGATCTGGGCTTGCGGGGATTTCGCAGTTTCAAGAATTTTAGCCCATCGTGATTTAAGTATCGCGATGATGACCGAGACATTGATGTCGAGCTATCGCCTGAATCAGGCAACAGTGCTAAGTCTGTTGATTGTGGTTGCAGGTTTAATTTGTTTTGCAATTTGTGTAGGGGGAAGTCGTGTCCTTCGTCGAAAACTTACGCCGTGATTATGGCGACTTTAAATTAGATATCCCACAGTGGGAAATCCTTGATGAAGGAGTCACTGTGCTATGGGGCCCGTCGGGTTCAGGAAAGACCTCGGTCTTTAGAATTCTTTTAGGCTTAGAAACGTGCCCTGGTATGAAATGGAATTTTCAAGGTGTCGATCTTGCGAAAGTCAAAACCCCGCAACGTCATTTAGGAGTTGTGTTTCAAAGTTTAGATTTATTCCCGCATATGACGGCTAAAGAGAACATTTTGTTCGCCGCTCGCGCTCGTAAAATCAGTGAAGAAAAGTCCCGCAATCGTTTGAAAGAACTGGCGACGATTTTGAAAATGGAATCGTTTTTGGAAAGACCTGCTAGTATTATTTCGGGCGGTGAAAAACAACGTGTCGCAATTGCTCGTGCGATCATGGGTGAGCCACGCTTGTTATTACTCGATGAGCCGTTTTCAGCACTGGATCAAGAGTTGCGCGAAGAAAGTCGTCGTTTGGTAAAA containing:
- a CDS encoding ATP-binding cassette domain-containing protein, producing the protein MSFVENLRRDYGDFKLDIPQWEILDEGVTVLWGPSGSGKTSVFRILLGLETCPGMKWNFQGVDLAKVKTPQRHLGVVFQSLDLFPHMTAKENILFAARARKISEEKSRNRLKELATILKMESFLERPASIISGGEKQRVAIARAIMGEPRLLLLDEPFSALDQELREESRRLVKHVIEVEKIPTLLVTHDEQDVKYLANKVSTIRNGKIVEEKVL